The following nucleotide sequence is from Acidobacteriota bacterium.
AAGACCAGCTTGTCCCCCTCAGCTTGGACAACTACCACCCCGCTCTCCTTAAACTTACCCTTTATCATCTCCTCAGCCAGTGGGTCCTCAATATACTTCTGGATCGCCCTCCTCAATGGTCTCGCTCCATAGCTTCTATCCTTGCAGGTCTTTTCGATCAGCCAACGACAGGCATCATCGGTAATTTCAAGGGTGATCTTAGAATGAACGAGATACTCATTTATATCCTTTATCAACAACTTGACGATATTAACCAGATCCTCATCGGTGAGGGAACGGAATACGATGATCTCATCGATCCGATTGAGGAACTCCGGATTGAACAGCTTCTTTACCTCAGCAAGCACCATCTCCTTCATTCGCTTAAAGTTGAGTTCCTCATCAGTGGGAGAAAAACCGAACCCCCCCTTCTTCTGGATGAACCGCGCCCCCAGATTCGAGGTCATAATCATTATCGTATTCCGGAAGTCAACCGTGGTGCCTAAACCGTCGGTTAGCTCCCCTTCCTCGAACACTTGAAGGAGGATATTAAATATGTTGGGATGCGCCTTCTCAATCTCGTCGAGTAGCACTACGGAATATGGAGTTTGCTTTACCTTCTCGGTGAGCTGCCCCCCCTCTTCATAACCGACATAACCAGGAGGCGATCCGATGAGCTTGGAGACCGAATGCTTCTCCATATACTCTGACATATCAAACCGAATGAGAGCACGCTCACTACCAAAGAGGACCCGAGCCAAGGTCCTCGCCACCTCGGTCTTCCCCACTCCGGTGGGACCGAGGAAGAGAAACGACCCTACAGGCCTCGTTGGGCTCTTCAACCCTGCTCGGGAACGCCGGATCGCTCGGGCAAGCGCCTCTATCGCCTCTTCCTGTCCTACGATCCGTCGGTGGAGCTCCTTCTCCATATTCAGTAGCTTATCCTGCTCCCCTTCTTGTACCGTGGCGAGGGGAATCCCTGTCCAGTCGGAAACAACCTCTTCAATATCCTTCTTATCCACCACGATTGGCTCCCGGGTTTGCTCCTTGAGTTCCTGTTGGATAGCGAGAAGCCGTTCCCGCTCCTTCGTCTCCCGCTCTCCGTAGAACACTGCCCGATCGAAATCGCGGAGGAAGAGGGAACGGTCTATCTCAGCCAGCGTTCCCTTGAGCTGTTCCTCTAACTGCTTCAGCTCCTTGGCTACGCTCGACCTTCGGAGCTTCGCTCTGGCACCCGCCTCATCAATTATGTCTATCGCCTTATCGGGAAGGAAACGGTCGGTGATATACCGATTAGAGAGGTAAACCGCCGCCTTGATCGCCTCATCGGTATATTTCACACTATGATAAGCTTCATACCGCTCCTTTACCCCCATAAGGATGCTCAGGGTCTCCTCCTCTGTGGGAGGTGGCACCTTTATTCCCTGAAACCTTCGTTCAAGTGCCCGGTCTTTCTCTATAAATTTCCGATACTCCTTGGGAGTAGCAGCGCCGATACACTTTATCTCACCCCGAGATAAAGCGGGCTTCAAAATACCGGCAGCATCGAGCGAACCCTCTGCAGAACCCGCTCCTACCAAGGTATGGAGCTCATCAATAAATAGGATGACATCCTCATTCTCCTTGAGCTCCTTCAGGATAGCCTTAAGCCGTTCCTCAAATTGCCCTCGATACTTGGTACCCGCCACTACTGCCGAGAGGTCGAGGGAGAGGATCCGCTTATTATAAAGGAAGGGAGGAACATCCCCCTTGACGATCTTCTGCGCCAGTCCTTCCACTATCGCCGTCTTCCCTACCCCAGGTTCTCCAATCAATACCGGATTGTTCTTCGTCCGCCGACAAAGTATCTGGATCAACCGCTTCATCTCCCGTTCTCTGCCGATTAATGGGTCGAGCTTTCCCATTATGGCGAGGCTGGTGAGGTCCCGACTAAACTCGGAAAGGAGGGGGGTTTCCTTTTTCCTTTCCTCGTTCACCTTATCCCTCAAAAGGGTTATCAGATCCTCCCTTACGGAGGCGAACTTCATCCCCTTTTCCGCCAATATCTTGGCAGCAAGAGACTTACGCTCCCGAAGTATCCCTAAAAGGATATGCTCCGTCCCGATATAGTTGTGGAAGAGCTTCTCCGCCTCCTCCGCAGCATAGATCAAAGCCCTCTTCGTCTCTTCGCTCAAAGGGATCTCCACTGAAGTCGATATCTTTCCCCTTTTCGCCGCCGCCTTACTCTCTATCTCCTTCCTCAGAAGCTCCGGCTTAATATGGGAACGAGCAAACAACTGCTCCGTCACCCCATCGCACTCCCGAAGTATCCCCAAAAGGATATGCTCCGTTCCAATGGTGCTACTTCCCAACTGGCTCGCCTCGTACCTGGCAAAGAATATTACCCGACGC
It contains:
- a CDS encoding ATP-dependent Clp protease ATP-binding subunit gives rise to the protein MFEKYTEKARRVIFFARYEASQLGSSTIGTEHILLGILRECDGVTEQLFARSHIKPELLRKEIESKAAAKRGKISTSVEIPLSEETKRALIYAAEEAEKLFHNYIGTEHILLGILRERKSLAAKILAEKGMKFASVREDLITLLRDKVNEERKKETPLLSEFSRDLTSLAIMGKLDPLIGREREMKRLIQILCRRTKNNPVLIGEPGVGKTAIVEGLAQKIVKGDVPPFLYNKRILSLDLSAVVAGTKYRGQFEERLKAILKELKENEDVILFIDELHTLVGAGSAEGSLDAAGILKPALSRGEIKCIGAATPKEYRKFIEKDRALERRFQGIKVPPPTEEETLSILMGVKERYEAYHSVKYTDEAIKAAVYLSNRYITDRFLPDKAIDIIDEAGARAKLRRSSVAKELKQLEEQLKGTLAEIDRSLFLRDFDRAVFYGERETKERERLLAIQQELKEQTREPIVVDKKDIEEVVSDWTGIPLATVQEGEQDKLLNMEKELHRRIVGQEEAIEALARAIRRSRAGLKSPTRPVGSFLFLGPTGVGKTEVARTLARVLFGSERALIRFDMSEYMEKHSVSKLIGSPPGYVGYEEGGQLTEKVKQTPYSVVLLDEIEKAHPNIFNILLQVFEEGELTDGLGTTVDFRNTIMIMTSNLGARFIQKKGGFGFSPTDEELNFKRMKEMVLAEVKKLFNPEFLNRIDEIIVFRSLTDEDLVNIVKLLIKDINEYLVHSKITLEITDDACRWLIEKTCKDRSYGARPLRRAIQKYIEDPLAEEMIKGKFKESGVVVVQAEGDKLVLREKELKNIIA